In the genome of Terriglobales bacterium, one region contains:
- a CDS encoding TatD family hydrolase yields the protein MFVDSHAHLEMPQFDADREAVFARAREAGVEALVAIGSGTGPGSLDCGIRFAEQYDWVYATVGIHPHEAKLAEESDFAELEKLARHKRVIAWGEIGLDFYYDHSPHETQRAVFVRQMEMARAVKLPIVIHCRPSDGSESAWEECLELIREHWAPAGLGGILHCFTGSTEHMRRALDMGFLISFAGNVTFAKAEGIRQAAREVPIDRMLIETDAPFLAPVPHRGKRNEPAFVKEVARRIGELRGMAPEEVGVRTGENFYWFFGRTKAIPG from the coding sequence TTGTTCGTTGACTCCCACGCACATCTGGAGATGCCGCAGTTCGACGCCGACCGTGAGGCCGTGTTTGCGCGGGCGCGCGAGGCGGGTGTGGAAGCGCTGGTGGCTATCGGTTCGGGGACCGGGCCGGGGTCGCTGGACTGCGGCATCAGGTTCGCCGAGCAGTACGACTGGGTGTACGCGACGGTGGGCATCCATCCGCATGAGGCGAAGCTGGCGGAAGAGAGCGACTTTGCCGAACTGGAGAAGCTGGCGCGGCACAAGCGGGTGATCGCGTGGGGCGAAATCGGACTCGATTTCTACTACGACCATTCCCCACATGAAACGCAGCGCGCCGTGTTCGTGCGCCAGATGGAAATGGCACGGGCGGTGAAGCTGCCCATAGTGATCCATTGCCGTCCGTCGGATGGAAGTGAGAGTGCCTGGGAGGAGTGCCTGGAGCTGATCCGTGAACACTGGGCTCCGGCGGGACTGGGAGGGATCCTGCATTGTTTCACGGGCTCGACGGAGCACATGCGTCGGGCGCTGGACATGGGATTTCTCATCTCCTTTGCGGGCAATGTCACGTTCGCGAAGGCGGAAGGAATCCGGCAGGCGGCGCGGGAAGTCCCCATTGACCGCATGCTGATCGAGACGGACGCGCCGTTCCTGGCGCCCGTGCCGCACCGTGGGAAGAGGAACGAGCCGGCGTTCGTGAAAGAAGTGGCGCGGCGGATCGGGGAGCTGCGCGGGATGGCGCCGGAGGAGGTG
- the metG gene encoding methionine--tRNA ligase codes for MDRKFYITTPIYYVNARPHVGHAYTTIVCDAIARYQRMLGVDAFLLTGTDEHGVHVERAAVAAGRDPKEWTDEISAAFRALWDRMGIAYNDFIRTTDERHKRGAQELWRRLRDRGYIYKGSYSGQYCVFDELYVDAAKPGDPCPDCGRPTETVHEENYFFKLSAMEEPLLRLYSERPELIRPETRRNEVVSFVRGGLRDLSVSRSTFRWGVPVPDDPGHVMYVWLDALSNYITAIGFGSTEKKEQQKFTRYWPADVHMIGKEIVRFHCVYWPAFLLAAELPVPKTILAHGWLLFEESKMSKSRGNIVRAETVMETLGTDALRYFLLREVVFGQDGAFSFDALVGRYNADLANDLGNLSSRTLSMIGRYFKGQVPYPSATQTRTAADEQVAKTAGEVIRNYRELFEDYQFSRALEAAWTLVASVNKYLVENEPWTLGEKTDEDSRARLATVLYTAAEALRVVTALVHPVMPESTARIWSQLGLGAVAKARLDKLEWGQLEHGTKLGKVEPVFPRAEKSVIERMQQMESQPKTAGAQKEEAAPASPTPVAVPAQATAAAGGDSRISIEDFAKVELRVGEIKVAEKVKGADKLLRLEVDIGTEVRQVVAGIAEAYKPETLVGRKVVIVVNLQPRKLRGLESNGMIVAASVGEKGTPVLCGFLEDVPVGAKLK; via the coding sequence ATGGACCGCAAGTTCTACATCACCACTCCAATCTATTACGTAAATGCCCGGCCGCACGTGGGGCACGCGTACACGACCATCGTGTGCGACGCCATCGCGCGCTACCAGCGCATGCTGGGGGTGGATGCGTTCCTGCTTACCGGGACCGACGAGCATGGCGTGCACGTGGAGCGGGCGGCGGTAGCCGCCGGGCGCGATCCGAAGGAGTGGACGGATGAGATCTCGGCGGCGTTCCGTGCGCTGTGGGACCGCATGGGAATCGCCTACAACGACTTCATCCGCACCACCGACGAGCGACACAAGCGGGGCGCGCAGGAACTGTGGCGGCGGCTGCGCGACCGGGGATACATCTACAAGGGAAGCTACAGCGGGCAGTACTGCGTGTTCGACGAACTCTACGTGGACGCAGCAAAGCCCGGCGATCCCTGCCCGGACTGCGGCCGCCCCACGGAAACGGTCCACGAAGAGAACTACTTTTTCAAGCTCTCGGCCATGGAGGAGCCGCTGCTGCGGCTGTACTCAGAACGGCCGGAGCTGATACGGCCGGAGACGCGGCGCAATGAAGTGGTGAGTTTTGTACGCGGCGGGCTGCGTGACCTCTCCGTCAGTCGAAGCACCTTCCGGTGGGGCGTTCCCGTTCCCGACGATCCGGGCCACGTGATGTACGTGTGGCTGGACGCTCTGTCGAACTACATCACGGCCATAGGGTTCGGTTCGACGGAAAAGAAGGAGCAGCAGAAGTTCACGCGCTACTGGCCGGCAGACGTGCACATGATCGGCAAGGAGATCGTGCGTTTCCACTGCGTCTACTGGCCGGCGTTCCTGCTGGCAGCGGAGCTGCCGGTGCCGAAGACCATCCTGGCGCACGGGTGGCTGCTGTTCGAAGAGAGCAAGATGTCGAAGTCACGCGGGAATATCGTCCGGGCGGAGACGGTGATGGAAACCCTGGGCACGGACGCGCTGCGCTATTTCCTGCTGCGCGAAGTGGTGTTCGGACAGGACGGAGCGTTCAGCTTCGATGCGCTAGTGGGGCGCTACAACGCCGACCTAGCCAACGATTTGGGGAACCTCTCGAGCCGGACGCTGTCGATGATCGGACGCTACTTCAAGGGGCAGGTGCCGTATCCCTCGGCCACGCAGACGCGCACGGCAGCCGACGAACAAGTCGCGAAGACCGCCGGCGAAGTGATCCGCAACTATCGGGAACTGTTCGAGGACTACCAGTTCTCGCGGGCGCTGGAAGCGGCGTGGACGCTGGTGGCGTCGGTGAACAAGTACCTGGTGGAGAACGAGCCGTGGACGCTGGGGGAAAAGACGGACGAAGACAGCCGCGCGCGGCTGGCGACGGTGCTGTACACGGCGGCGGAAGCGCTGCGGGTGGTGACCGCGCTCGTGCATCCCGTGATGCCGGAATCGACGGCGCGGATATGGTCGCAACTGGGGCTGGGCGCGGTAGCCAAAGCCCGGTTGGACAAGCTGGAATGGGGCCAGCTTGAGCACGGCACCAAGCTGGGCAAGGTGGAACCGGTGTTCCCGCGCGCCGAAAAATCCGTGATCGAGAGGATGCAACAGATGGAGAGCCAGCCGAAGACGGCAGGAGCGCAGAAGGAGGAAGCGGCGCCGGCGTCGCCCACGCCGGTTGCGGTTCCGGCGCAGGCGACCGCGGCAGCAGGGGGCGATTCACGCATCAGCATCGAAGATTTTGCCAAGGTAGAGCTGCGCGTGGGCGAGATCAAGGTGGCCGAGAAGGTGAAGGGCGCGGACAAGCTGCTGCGACTGGAAGTCGATATCGGCACGGAAGTGCGGCAGGTGGTGGCGGGCATCGCCGAAGCCTACAAGCCGGAGACGCTGGTGGGACGCAAGGTGGTCATCGTCGTGAACCTGCAGCCGCGCAAGCTGCGCGGCCTGGAGTCGAACGGCATGATTGTGGCGGCATCCGTGGGCGAGAAGGGCACGCCGGTTCTGTGCGGGTTCCTGGAAGACGTGCCGGTGGGAGCCAAGCTGAAATAG